A region of Methylibium petroleiphilum PM1 DNA encodes the following proteins:
- the phnH gene encoding phosphonate C-P lyase system protein PhnH encodes MKPADWWTPQAQQQAFRAVLDGFARPGTRVPATPPGAVLMFLSAVLDESVSLADPGGVLGADLRRLLLAPTAPAALARFVLLDGRRPPEAGFEPALGTLESPEGGATLLLTVDAVGSSRSEATQEEDVVLHLQGPGVAGTRTLAVSGLHPDWLARRAAWVAAYPLGVDIVLAAPDALVALPRTTRIEITAVAGEH; translated from the coding sequence ATGAAGCCCGCCGATTGGTGGACGCCGCAGGCGCAGCAGCAGGCCTTTCGTGCCGTGCTCGACGGCTTCGCCCGGCCTGGCACCCGCGTGCCGGCCACGCCACCAGGTGCGGTGCTGATGTTCCTGTCGGCGGTGCTCGACGAGTCGGTGAGCCTGGCCGATCCGGGGGGCGTGCTGGGTGCGGACCTGCGGCGTCTGCTGCTCGCACCGACGGCGCCTGCGGCGCTGGCACGCTTCGTCCTGCTCGATGGCCGCAGGCCACCCGAGGCTGGCTTCGAGCCGGCGCTGGGCACGCTGGAGTCGCCCGAAGGCGGCGCCACGCTGCTGCTGACCGTGGACGCCGTGGGCAGCAGCCGATCGGAGGCGACTCAGGAAGAGGACGTGGTGCTGCACCTGCAGGGCCCGGGCGTGGCGGGCACGCGCACCCTGGCCGTGAGCGGGCTGCATCCCGACTGGCTGGCGCGGCGCGCGGCCTGGGTCGCGGCCTACCCGCTGGGCGTGGACATCGTGCTGGCGGCGCCCGATGCGCTGGTGGCGCTGCCGCGCACCACGCGCATCGAGATCACGGCCGTGGCCGGGGAGCACTGA
- a CDS encoding carbon-phosphorus lyase complex subunit PhnI yields the protein MGYVAIKGGETAIREAARVLEFLRAQGGGAPLAVDAVRDQLHFLTGRVIGEGGLYDPDLAALALKQAAGDTLEAAFFLRAFRSTRARLAVTDAHDGGGMRLVRRISSAFKEIPGGQMLGPTPDYLQRLFRFEQLAEGREAFQALAREWLHDLPSPDLPDSFPKVVDALRAEGLLPAPPDAAAPAFDITRDPLVFPVSRSAALATMSRAETGSMLAIAYSNMRGYGDVHPTVAELRVGYVPLMLPHPLTGEPVEAGEVLVTECEVVAMYTPTEEPGAKPVFSLGYGACFGHNEVKAISMAILDRSLQKGMAGTPDNPSEDPEFVLLHIDGVDSMGFCTHYKMPHYVTFQSDMDRLRATRARQTGQPHQAVPAEQPISGGQA from the coding sequence ATGGGCTATGTGGCCATCAAGGGCGGAGAGACAGCCATCCGCGAAGCCGCCCGCGTGCTGGAGTTCCTGCGCGCACAAGGAGGCGGCGCGCCGCTGGCGGTGGATGCCGTGCGGGATCAGCTTCACTTCCTGACCGGGCGCGTCATCGGTGAAGGAGGCCTGTACGACCCCGACCTGGCGGCGCTGGCGCTCAAGCAGGCCGCGGGCGACACGCTGGAGGCGGCGTTCTTCCTGCGGGCGTTCCGCTCGACGCGGGCGCGCCTGGCGGTGACCGACGCCCACGACGGTGGCGGCATGCGCCTGGTGCGCCGCATCTCCTCGGCCTTCAAGGAGATCCCGGGCGGCCAGATGCTGGGCCCGACGCCGGACTACCTGCAGCGCCTGTTCCGCTTCGAGCAGTTGGCCGAAGGCCGCGAGGCCTTCCAGGCCCTGGCGCGCGAGTGGCTGCACGACTTGCCGAGCCCGGACCTGCCCGACAGCTTCCCGAAGGTGGTGGACGCCCTGCGCGCGGAGGGCCTGCTCCCGGCGCCGCCCGACGCGGCGGCACCGGCCTTCGACATCACCCGCGACCCGCTGGTGTTCCCGGTGTCGCGCAGTGCGGCCCTGGCCACCATGAGCCGCGCCGAGACGGGCTCGATGCTGGCCATCGCCTACTCCAACATGCGCGGCTACGGCGACGTGCACCCGACGGTGGCCGAGCTGCGCGTGGGCTACGTGCCGCTGATGCTGCCGCACCCGCTGACCGGCGAGCCGGTCGAGGCCGGCGAGGTGCTGGTCACCGAATGCGAGGTGGTGGCCATGTACACACCGACCGAGGAGCCCGGGGCGAAGCCGGTGTTCTCGCTCGGCTACGGCGCCTGCTTTGGCCACAACGAGGTCAAGGCGATCTCGATGGCCATCCTCGACCGCTCGCTGCAGAAGGGCATGGCGGGCACCCCCGACAACCCCAGCGAAGACCCCGAGTTCGTGCTGCTGCACATCGACGGAGTCGACTCGATGGGCTTCTGCACTCACTACAAGATGCCGCACTACGTGACCTTCCAGTCCGACATGGACCGCCTGCGCGCGACGCGGGCCAGGCAGACAGGGCAGCCCCATCAGGCCGTGCCCGCCGAGCAGCCGATCTCTGGAGGCCAGGCATGA
- a CDS encoding alpha-D-ribose 1-methylphosphonate 5-phosphate C-P-lyase PhnJ, with translation MSTTHRSAGYAFGFLDDRAKKELRRSMLKAVCLPGYQVPYASREMPIARGFGTGGLQLTLALIGPTDTVKVIDQGADESVNAVNLRQFVELTCPGTRTTPHAGEATLIQTRHRIPERPLRADQILVLQVPYPDPLVVVEPSEERRKTMHGEGDYARLWVKLYEDMVHFDEITISHRYPTRIAGHYVIDPSPIPRWDVPKLHQAECLYLFGAGREKKIYAVPPHTDAVPLTFDDVAFRVEDFTDPATGRRFACARCGATDSFLDELIGEDGRRTHQCSDAGHCLERLNAQSAAQDTREAA, from the coding sequence ATGAGCACCACCCACCGCAGCGCCGGCTATGCCTTCGGCTTCCTGGACGACCGCGCCAAGAAGGAACTGCGCCGGTCGATGCTCAAGGCGGTGTGCCTGCCCGGCTACCAGGTGCCGTACGCCTCGCGCGAGATGCCGATCGCACGCGGCTTCGGCACCGGCGGGCTGCAGCTGACACTGGCCCTGATCGGCCCTACCGACACCGTCAAGGTGATCGACCAGGGGGCCGACGAGTCGGTCAACGCGGTCAACCTGCGCCAGTTCGTCGAGCTGACCTGTCCCGGCACACGCACCACCCCGCACGCGGGCGAAGCCACGCTGATCCAGACGCGGCACCGCATCCCCGAACGGCCGCTGAGGGCCGACCAGATCCTCGTGCTGCAGGTGCCGTACCCCGACCCGCTGGTGGTGGTCGAGCCGTCGGAGGAGCGGCGCAAGACCATGCACGGCGAGGGCGACTACGCCCGGCTGTGGGTCAAGCTGTACGAGGACATGGTGCACTTCGACGAGATCACGATCTCGCACCGCTACCCGACGCGCATCGCCGGCCACTACGTCATCGACCCCAGCCCGATCCCGCGCTGGGACGTGCCCAAGCTGCACCAGGCCGAGTGCCTGTACCTGTTCGGGGCCGGGCGCGAGAAGAAGATCTATGCCGTGCCGCCGCACACCGACGCGGTGCCGCTGACCTTCGACGACGTGGCCTTTCGCGTCGAGGACTTCACCGACCCGGCCACCGGCCGGCGCTTCGCGTGTGCGCGCTGCGGCGCCACCGACAGCTTCCTGGACGAGCTGATCGGCGAGGACGGGCGCAGGACGCACCAGTGCTCGGACGCTGGCCACTGTCTGGAGCGCCTGAACGCGCAGTCGGCGGCCCAAGACACGCGGGAGGCGGCATGA
- a CDS encoding ATP-binding cassette domain-containing protein has protein sequence MNTKPDAILDVSGLTRLHGSGCTRCIESTGPEAGTNVCPHCGSVVACADVSFSLMRGEVLGVMGESGSGKSSLVRLLYGDDAPTRGSVRFRDPDAPAEAIDLLALNAQQARRLRNRRFGIVYQNPHLGLNFQVSAGGNIAERLLMSGEMRYAHIRERAMQLLSRCEVPATRMDELPGRFSGGMQQRVQIARALATDPPLLFLDEVTTGLDVSVQARILDLILELQHQLGVSMIAVTHDLGVIRMLASRTLVMKMGRVVESGLTDQILEDPQHAYTQQLVASAL, from the coding sequence ATGAACACGAAGCCCGATGCCATCCTGGACGTGAGCGGCCTGACCCGGCTTCACGGCAGCGGCTGCACACGCTGCATCGAATCCACCGGCCCCGAGGCCGGCACCAACGTCTGCCCGCACTGCGGCAGCGTGGTGGCCTGCGCGGACGTGAGCTTCAGCCTGATGCGCGGCGAGGTGCTGGGGGTGATGGGCGAGTCGGGCAGCGGCAAGTCCTCGTTGGTGCGGCTGCTGTACGGCGACGATGCGCCGACGCGCGGCAGCGTGCGGTTTCGCGACCCCGACGCGCCCGCGGAGGCCATCGACCTGCTGGCGCTCAACGCGCAGCAGGCCCGCCGCCTGCGCAACCGGCGCTTCGGCATCGTCTACCAGAACCCGCACCTGGGCCTGAACTTCCAGGTCAGCGCCGGCGGCAACATCGCCGAGCGGCTGCTGATGAGCGGCGAGATGCGCTACGCGCACATCCGTGAACGCGCCATGCAGCTGCTGTCGCGCTGCGAGGTGCCGGCCACGCGCATGGACGAGCTGCCCGGGCGCTTCTCGGGCGGCATGCAGCAGCGGGTGCAGATCGCCCGCGCGCTGGCCACCGACCCGCCGCTGCTGTTCCTCGACGAGGTGACGACGGGCCTGGATGTGTCGGTGCAGGCGCGCATCCTCGACCTGATCCTGGAGCTGCAGCACCAACTGGGCGTGTCGATGATCGCCGTCACCCACGACCTGGGCGTGATCCGCATGCTGGCCTCGCGCACGCTGGTGATGAAGATGGGCCGTGTCGTCGAGTCCGGCCTGACCGACCAGATCCTCGAAGACCCCCAGCATGCGTACACGCAGCAGCTGGTGGCCTCGGCACTGTGA
- the phnL gene encoding phosphonate C-P lyase system protein PhnL, with product MTPWILKADKLDKHFFLHEQARRIPSTFQVDLELHPGQLLAITGPSGAGKSSLLKCVWRTYLPTGGHLWLREADGALTDLATASEQHMLALRRTELGSVTQFLHCLPRKSALDVVAQPLVDAGVPLAQARERAAELLRRLNVPSHLWAVAPATFSGGEQQRINLARGLIRPVRLLLLDEPTASLDQVSRDCAIALLRELKAAGTAMLAIFHDPALVSALADGEVRVLPHPSLPGGSASADQPHRQAA from the coding sequence ATGACCCCCTGGATCCTCAAGGCCGACAAGCTCGACAAGCACTTCTTCCTGCACGAGCAGGCGCGCCGGATTCCTTCGACCTTCCAGGTCGACCTCGAGCTGCATCCCGGGCAGCTGCTGGCCATCACCGGGCCGTCGGGCGCCGGCAAGTCCTCGCTGCTGAAGTGCGTCTGGCGCACCTACCTGCCCACCGGCGGCCACCTGTGGCTGCGCGAGGCCGATGGCGCGCTCACCGACCTGGCCACGGCCAGCGAGCAGCACATGCTGGCCCTGCGGCGCACCGAGCTGGGCAGCGTCACGCAGTTCCTGCACTGCCTGCCGCGCAAGAGCGCGCTGGACGTGGTGGCGCAGCCGCTGGTCGATGCCGGCGTGCCGCTGGCGCAGGCGCGCGAGCGTGCGGCCGAGCTGCTGCGGCGGCTGAACGTGCCTTCGCACCTGTGGGCGGTTGCGCCGGCCACGTTCTCCGGCGGCGAGCAGCAGCGCATCAACCTGGCGCGCGGGCTGATCCGCCCGGTGCGCCTGCTGCTGCTGGACGAGCCCACGGCCAGCCTGGACCAGGTCTCCCGCGACTGCGCGATCGCGTTGCTGCGCGAACTCAAGGCCGCCGGCACCGCGATGCTGGCGATCTTCCACGACCCGGCGCTCGTGAGCGCGCTGGCCGATGGCGAGGTGCGGGTGTTGCCGCATCCGTCGCTCCCGGGCGGCAGCGCCAGTGCGGATCAACCTCATAGGCAGGCGGCATGA
- a CDS encoding alpha-D-ribose 1-methylphosphonate 5-triphosphate diphosphatase: MTTSTTTSSIAHHAAPMLYLTHARVVLADTTLDDAAVLVADGRIEAICPSAAPAGAREIDLTGRILMPGMIDLHCDALEKEVEPRPGVHFPLDFACAQADKRNAAAGITTVFHALSFANHELGVRNNAFAADIARAVTAWQPHALVDNRVHARYEVTDESAPPFLVDLLQQGQAHLVSFMDHTPGQGQFKDVTAFRSYLARSYKTSEAELDAIVARKQAAALGAAERIAQVAQVARERGVAVASHDDDSPEKVEAVVAFGAAISEFPVNLATARAARAQGLATLFGAPNVLRGKSQSGSMRALDAVLEGVADCLCGDYSPAALLPSVLRLPELAGIGLHEAVALVTANPARAAGLHDRGRIASGLRADLIAVKALGGLPQAEYVWVHGAPALSAHFDHA; the protein is encoded by the coding sequence ATGACGACATCCACCACCACCTCTTCCATCGCCCACCACGCGGCCCCGATGCTGTACCTGACCCACGCGCGCGTGGTGCTGGCCGACACCACCCTCGACGACGCCGCCGTGCTGGTGGCCGACGGGCGCATCGAGGCCATCTGCCCGAGCGCGGCGCCCGCAGGCGCCCGCGAGATCGACCTGACGGGGCGCATCCTGATGCCAGGCATGATCGACCTGCATTGCGATGCGCTGGAGAAGGAGGTCGAGCCGCGGCCGGGCGTGCACTTCCCGCTCGACTTCGCGTGTGCGCAGGCCGACAAGCGCAATGCCGCGGCCGGCATCACGACGGTGTTCCACGCGCTGTCCTTCGCCAACCACGAACTCGGCGTGCGCAACAACGCCTTCGCCGCCGACATCGCCCGTGCCGTGACGGCGTGGCAGCCGCATGCGCTGGTGGACAACCGCGTGCACGCCCGCTATGAAGTGACCGACGAGTCGGCGCCGCCCTTCCTGGTGGACCTGCTGCAGCAGGGCCAGGCCCACCTGGTCAGCTTCATGGACCACACGCCGGGTCAGGGGCAGTTCAAGGACGTGACGGCCTTCCGCAGCTACCTGGCCCGAAGCTACAAGACCAGCGAGGCGGAACTCGACGCCATCGTGGCGCGCAAGCAGGCCGCGGCGCTGGGCGCGGCCGAGCGCATCGCGCAGGTGGCCCAGGTGGCACGCGAGCGCGGCGTGGCGGTGGCCAGCCACGACGACGATTCGCCGGAGAAGGTCGAGGCCGTCGTTGCCTTCGGTGCGGCGATCTCGGAATTCCCGGTCAACCTCGCGACGGCGCGGGCCGCGCGGGCGCAGGGGCTGGCCACGCTGTTCGGCGCACCCAACGTGCTGCGCGGAAAGTCCCAGTCCGGTTCGATGCGCGCGCTCGACGCGGTGCTCGAAGGCGTGGCCGACTGCCTGTGCGGCGACTACTCGCCCGCCGCGCTGCTGCCCTCGGTGCTGCGCCTGCCCGAACTGGCCGGCATCGGCCTGCACGAGGCCGTGGCGCTGGTGACCGCCAACCCGGCACGGGCGGCCGGGCTGCACGACCGCGGTCGCATCGCCAGTGGCCTGCGCGCCGACCTCATCGCGGTGAAGGCGCTGGGCGGCCTGCCGCAGGCCGAGTACGTGTGGGTGCACGGTGCCCCGGCGCTGAGCGCGCACTTCGACCACGCCTGA
- the phnN gene encoding phosphonate metabolism protein/1,5-bisphosphokinase (PRPP-forming) PhnN yields the protein MSARLIYVVGPSGSGKDSLLRYAREKLADDPGVVFAHRYITRPADAGGENHVALTPAEFASRLRNRLFALAWESHGHAYGIGIEINQWLAKGASVVVNGSREYLGEAGRRFPELLAVRIEVPTEVLRSRLLARGREDAASVEQRLERHRRMQAVPQQTTQSACAGHVITNDGPLERAGDLLVALVRQHAGQPLCA from the coding sequence ATGTCCGCACGATTGATCTATGTGGTCGGCCCTTCGGGCAGCGGCAAGGACAGCCTGCTGCGCTATGCCCGCGAGAAGCTGGCCGACGACCCCGGCGTGGTGTTCGCGCACCGCTACATCACCCGGCCCGCCGACGCCGGTGGCGAGAACCATGTCGCGCTGACCCCCGCCGAGTTCGCCAGTCGCCTGCGCAATCGGCTGTTCGCGCTGGCCTGGGAGAGCCACGGCCACGCCTACGGCATCGGCATCGAGATCAACCAGTGGCTGGCCAAGGGCGCCTCGGTGGTGGTCAACGGCTCGCGCGAGTACCTGGGCGAGGCCGGCCGGCGCTTCCCGGAACTGCTGGCGGTGCGCATCGAGGTGCCCACCGAGGTGCTGCGGTCGCGCCTGCTGGCGCGGGGTCGCGAGGATGCAGCGTCGGTCGAGCAGCGGCTGGAACGGCATCGCCGCATGCAGGCTGTTCCTCAGCAGACCACACAGTCGGCCTGCGCGGGCCATGTGATCACCAACGACGGACCACTGGAACGCGCCGGGGACCTGCTGGTGGCTCTGGTGCGCCAGCACGCCGGGCAGCCGCTGTGCGCGTGA
- the phnP gene encoding phosphonate metabolism protein PhnP — protein sequence MRVTFLGTGAAGGVPLYGCTCVACERAARDPSRMRRPCSALIEHAGTRVLVDAGLTDLHERFVPGALDAIVLTHFHPDHVQGLFHLRWGRGAPIPVHAPPDAEGCADLYKHPGLLDFQRLAKLEPQRIGALSFTPLPLVHSKPTFGYAVQAEDGARFAYLTDTLGLPPQTETFLQAWQADGLALDCSFPPQEAPPRGHNDWPMALDTIERVAPRRAWLTHIGHALDAWMMQTNPALAGNVSVARDGEQIELGRGQPLGHP from the coding sequence GTGCGCGTGACCTTCCTGGGTACCGGCGCGGCCGGCGGCGTGCCGCTGTACGGCTGCACTTGCGTGGCCTGCGAACGGGCGGCCCGCGACCCGAGCCGGATGCGGCGTCCGTGCAGCGCCCTGATCGAGCACGCGGGCACCCGGGTGCTGGTCGACGCCGGGCTGACAGACCTGCACGAGCGCTTTGTGCCGGGCGCGCTCGACGCCATCGTGCTGACGCACTTCCACCCCGACCACGTGCAGGGCCTGTTTCATCTGCGGTGGGGGCGCGGTGCGCCGATCCCGGTGCACGCGCCGCCCGACGCCGAGGGCTGCGCCGACCTGTACAAACATCCGGGCCTGCTGGACTTCCAGCGCCTGGCCAAATTGGAGCCGCAACGCATCGGGGCCCTGAGCTTCACGCCCTTGCCCCTGGTGCACTCCAAGCCGACCTTCGGTTATGCCGTGCAGGCCGAGGACGGGGCCCGGTTCGCCTACCTGACCGATACGCTGGGCCTGCCGCCCCAGACCGAGACGTTCCTGCAGGCCTGGCAGGCCGACGGGCTGGCGCTCGACTGCAGTTTCCCGCCGCAGGAGGCGCCGCCGCGCGGCCACAACGACTGGCCGATGGCGCTGGACACGATCGAGCGCGTGGCCCCGCGCCGGGCGTGGCTGACGCACATCGGCCATGCCCTCGATGCGTGGATGATGCAGACGAATCCGGCTCTGGCCGGGAATGTGTCGGTGGCGCGGGATGGGGAACAGATCGAGCTGGGCCGCGGGCAGCCGCTCGGCCACCCATGA
- a CDS encoding EamA family transporter — MTDGFAVVAIGLSVLMHVTWNLIARHQPRDAEPLWWVLLGHLVLVAPWGVVRFVIDAQWSVHLLALLLTSAAANVLYFHGLHRAYQHAPVAYVYPLVRSSPLLIAAWSLLFFGESLGALAWIGIAISVVGLVLMARTARGSDEGRALPWTLLAMLATSVYSLSDKAATAHIAGFGGILGYLSVGYLAAWLAMSWRLRRSTGRWIPKARPRASVLLVGSVCVGTAYALVIHAMRTLPAAEVVAYTNAGIVLATVMSMVVFQERVQWQQRAVAAGVVCAGLAFIGVGRTL, encoded by the coding sequence ATGACCGACGGCTTCGCGGTCGTTGCCATCGGCTTGTCCGTGCTGATGCACGTGACCTGGAACCTGATCGCCCGCCACCAGCCGCGTGACGCCGAGCCCTTGTGGTGGGTGCTGCTGGGCCATCTGGTCCTGGTCGCGCCGTGGGGCGTCGTCCGGTTCGTCATCGATGCCCAGTGGAGCGTCCACCTGCTGGCCCTTCTGCTGACCTCGGCAGCGGCCAACGTGCTGTACTTCCACGGGCTGCACCGGGCCTACCAGCACGCGCCGGTGGCCTACGTGTACCCGCTGGTGCGCAGCTCGCCGCTGCTGATCGCCGCCTGGAGCCTGCTCTTCTTCGGCGAGTCGCTGGGGGCGCTGGCGTGGATCGGCATCGCCATCAGCGTTGTGGGCCTGGTGCTGATGGCCCGCACGGCGCGCGGCAGCGACGAGGGGCGGGCGCTGCCCTGGACCTTGCTGGCCATGCTGGCGACCAGCGTGTATTCGCTCTCGGACAAGGCCGCCACCGCGCACATCGCCGGCTTCGGTGGCATCCTCGGCTACCTCAGCGTCGGCTACCTCGCGGCCTGGCTGGCCATGAGCTGGCGGCTTCGGCGCAGCACGGGGCGCTGGATACCCAAGGCCCGACCGCGCGCATCGGTGCTGCTGGTGGGCAGCGTGTGCGTGGGCACGGCCTATGCCCTGGTGATCCACGCCATGCGAACGCTGCCGGCCGCCGAGGTCGTGGCCTACACGAATGCCGGCATCGTGCTGGCGACCGTGATGTCGATGGTCGTGTTCCAGGAGCGGGTCCAGTGGCAGCAGCGGGCGGTGGCTGCCGGCGTGGTCTGCGCCGGACTGGCGTTCATCGGGGTGGGGCGGACGCTGTAG
- a CDS encoding AraC family transcriptional regulator, with the protein MSELRAGGLLKGVADAVGYGSATALSKAFKQRYGVAPRDWRRADQAADELAPEG; encoded by the coding sequence ATGTCCGAACTGCGCGCCGGAGGATTGCTGAAGGGCGTGGCCGACGCGGTGGGGTATGGCAGCGCGACGGCATTGTCCAAGGCCTTCAAGCAACGCTACGGCGTGGCGCCGCGGGACTGGCGCAGGGCCGACCAGGCGGCCGACGAACTGGCGCCGGAAGGCTGA